In one Colletotrichum destructivum chromosome 2, complete sequence genomic region, the following are encoded:
- a CDS encoding Putative tubby-like protein, with protein MAAPAVHHLPQAGNSVGIFPQMTARQSETLVLKEKMLSLTGDSFDIKLANGQPILRVQGKALSISGRKSVYDMAGNHLFDIVKEHLHIHTTFVAQDPQGNKIMEVKSSFALIGSKATATFISPHSGKSETLEMKGNWLSTQADIVDTTTGQVLGRIDRNMLRVRDFLGGKQTYALTVAPGVDMALMCALCICLDEKKNDQKG; from the exons ATGGCCGCGCCCGCAGTGCACCACCTCCCGCAGGCCGGCAACTCGGTCGGCATCTTCCCGCAGATGACGGCGCGGCAGAGCGAGACGCTCGTgctcaaggagaagatgctGTCCCTGACGGGCGACAGCTTCGACATCAAGCTCGCCAACGGGCAGCCTATCCTCCGCGTGCAGGGCAAGGCGCTGTCCATCTCGGGCCGCAAGTCCGTCTACGACATGGCGGGCAACCACTTGttcgacatcgtcaaggaGCACTTACACATTCACACGACCTTCGTGGCGCAGGACCCTCAAGGGAACAAGATCATGGAGGTCAAGAGCAGCTTTGCGC TCATCGGGTCCAAGGCGACGGCCACCTTCATATCCCCGCACTCGGGCAAAAGCGAGACCCTCGAGATGAAGGGCAACTGGCTGTCGACGCAGGCCGATATCGTCGATACGACGACGGGCCAGGTGCTGGGCCGGATCGACCGCAACATGCTGCGGGTGCGCGACTTTCTAGGAGGCAAACAGACGTACGCGCTGACGGTGGCGCCGGGCGTCGACATGGCCCTCATGTGCGCCCTGTGCATCTGTctggacgagaagaagaacgacCAGAAGGGTTAA